Proteins encoded together in one Mugil cephalus isolate CIBA_MC_2020 chromosome 16, CIBA_Mcephalus_1.1, whole genome shotgun sequence window:
- the hmx3b gene encoding homeobox protein HMX3-B has protein sequence MADSDTQETRQPAKDSPFSIKNLLNIEDKPAKPKSILGSSKGVFEGSFFSRLGELALPRVELPTQRIGLSAQYLERASTWWYPYTLGTHFRTGGSEKISLREASPAPRSPDLQKSEHDAKEESADEDIALDESDAEEPKKETDQDDDWRRKTDELDSDKKPCRKKKTRTVFSRSQVFQLESTFDIKRYLSSSERAGLAASLHLTETQVKIWFQNRRNKWKRQLAAELEAANLSHAAAQRIVRVPILYHENGAPETSGGPATNSPGSQSLLTFPHHMYYSHPVPLLRPV, from the exons ATGGCAGACTCTGACACGCAAGAGACGCGCCAGCCGGCAAAGGATTCACCTTTTTCCATAAAGAACCTGCTGAACATTGAAGACAAACCAGCGAAGCCGAAAAGCATCCTCGGCTCGTCTAAAGGAGTTTTTGAAGGTAGCTTCTTTTCACGGCTCGGTGAATTGGCTCTCCCTCGGGTTGAGTTGCCCACACAGAGAATTGGATTATCTGCGCAGTATCTTGAAAGAGCATCTACCTGGTGGTATCCATATACGCTTGGGACGCATTTCAGGACTGGAG gATCTGAAAAGATCAGCCTGAGGGAAGCATCACCGGCACCGCGCTCCCCGGATCTCCAAAAAAGTGAGCACGATGCCAAAGAGGAAAGCGCAGACGAAGACATCGCGCTGGACGAAAGCGACGCGGAAGAGCCAAAGAAAGAAACGGACCAGGATGACGACTGGAGGAGAAAAACCGACGAGCTGGACTCCGATAAGAAGCCCTGCCGGAAGAAAAAGACGCGCACGGTGTTTTCCAGGAGCCAGGTCTTCCAGCTGGAGTCCACTTTCGACATCAAGCGCTACCTGAGCAGCTCGGAGAGGGCAGGCCTGGCCGCGTCCCTGCACCTGACCGAGACGCAGGTGAAGATCTGGTTTCAGAACAGGCGGAATAAGTGGAAGAGGCAGCTGGCCGCGGAGCTGGAGGCGGCCAACCTGAGCCATGCGGCGGCGCAGAGGATTGTGCGGGTTCCCATTCTTTACCACGAGAACGGAGCTCCAGAAACGAGCGGGGGCCCCGCTACAAACTCACCGGGAAGCCAGTCACTGCTCACTTTTCCCCACCACATGTACTATTCCCACCCAGTCCCACTGCTGAGGCCTGTTTAA
- the bub3 gene encoding mitotic checkpoint protein BUB3 isoform X2, with protein sequence MTGSNEYKLNQGPEDSISSVKFSPSTAQFLLVSSWDCTVRLYDVVGNTMRMKYQHSAPVLDCAFYDPTHSWSGGLDAQLKTHDLNTDQDTIVGSHDAPIRCVEYCPEVNVMVTGSWDRSVRLWDPRTPCNAGTFTQPEKVYTLSVAGDKMIVGTAGRRVLVWDLRNMGYVQQRRESSLKYQTRCIRAFPNKQGYVLSSIEGRVAVEYLDPSQEFQKKKYAFKCHRLKEDGIEHVYPVNAISFHSAHNTFATGGSDGFVNIWDPFNKKRLCQFHRYPTSIASLAFNNDGTMLAIASSYMHEKGDISHPEDAIFIRQVTDAETKPK encoded by the exons ATGACGGGCTCCAACGAGTACAAGTTGAACCAGGGACCAGAGGACAGCATCTCCTCTGTCAAGTTCAGCCCCAGCACAGCCCAGTTCCTCCTGGTTTCCTCTTGGGACTGCACCGTCCGCCTCTATGACGTCGTCGGCAACACCATGCGGATGAAGTACCAGCACTCGGCGCCGGTTCTTGACTGTGCTTTTTAC GACCCGACACATTCTTGGAGTGGAGGTTTAGACGCACAATTAAAAACTCACGATTTGAACACAGACCAAG ATACAATAGTTGGATCACATGATGCCCCCATTCGTTGTGTGGAGTACTGCCCAGAAGTTAATGTCATGGTGACGGGCAGCTGGGACAGATCGGTTCGTCTGTGGGACCCGCGGACTCCCTGCAATGCTGGTACCTTCACACAGCCTGAAAAG GTGTACACCCTCTCTGTGGCTGGGGATAAGATGATCGTGGGCACAGCCGGAAGACGAGTCCTGGTCTGGGATTTAAGAAACATGGGTTACGTACAGCAAAGGAGAGAGTCCAGTCTCAAGTATCAGACCCGCTGCATTAGAGCCTTTCCAAACAAACAG GGCTACGTCTTGAGTTCAATCGAGGGACGTGTAGCTGTGGAGTACCTGGACCCGAGCCAGGAGtttcagaagaagaagtatgCCTTCAAGTGCCACAGGCTGAAGGAAGACGGAATTGAGCATGTTTACCCCGTCAATGCCATCTCATTTCACAGTGCTCATAACACCTTTGCCACAG GTGGCTCTGACGGCTTCGTGAACATCTGGGACCCTTTCAACAAGAAGCGGCTGTGTCAGTTCCACCGTTACCCGACCAGCATTGCGTCACTGGCATTCAATAACGACGGCACCATGCTCGCCATCGCCTCCTCCTACATGCACGAGAAAGGAGATATCAGCCACCCGGAGGACGCCATCTTCATCCGCCAGGTCACAGACGCAGAGACGAAGCCCAAGTGA
- the bub3 gene encoding mitotic checkpoint protein BUB3 isoform X1 yields the protein MTGSNEYKLNQGPEDSISSVKFSPSTAQFLLVSSWDCTVRLYDVVGNTMRMKYQHSAPVLDCAFYDPTHSWSGGLDAQLKTHDLNTDQDTIVGSHDAPIRCVEYCPEVNVMVTGSWDRSVRLWDPRTPCNAGTFTQPEKVYTLSVAGDKMIVGTAGRRVLVWDLRNMGYVQQRRESSLKYQTRCIRAFPNKQGYVLSSIEGRVAVEYLDPSQEFQKKKYAFKCHRLKEDGIEHVYPVNAISFHSAHNTFATGGSDGFVNIWDPFNKKRLCQFHRYPTSIASLAFNNDGTMLAIASSYMHEKGDISHPEDAIFIRQVTDAETKPKST from the exons ATGACGGGCTCCAACGAGTACAAGTTGAACCAGGGACCAGAGGACAGCATCTCCTCTGTCAAGTTCAGCCCCAGCACAGCCCAGTTCCTCCTGGTTTCCTCTTGGGACTGCACCGTCCGCCTCTATGACGTCGTCGGCAACACCATGCGGATGAAGTACCAGCACTCGGCGCCGGTTCTTGACTGTGCTTTTTAC GACCCGACACATTCTTGGAGTGGAGGTTTAGACGCACAATTAAAAACTCACGATTTGAACACAGACCAAG ATACAATAGTTGGATCACATGATGCCCCCATTCGTTGTGTGGAGTACTGCCCAGAAGTTAATGTCATGGTGACGGGCAGCTGGGACAGATCGGTTCGTCTGTGGGACCCGCGGACTCCCTGCAATGCTGGTACCTTCACACAGCCTGAAAAG GTGTACACCCTCTCTGTGGCTGGGGATAAGATGATCGTGGGCACAGCCGGAAGACGAGTCCTGGTCTGGGATTTAAGAAACATGGGTTACGTACAGCAAAGGAGAGAGTCCAGTCTCAAGTATCAGACCCGCTGCATTAGAGCCTTTCCAAACAAACAG GGCTACGTCTTGAGTTCAATCGAGGGACGTGTAGCTGTGGAGTACCTGGACCCGAGCCAGGAGtttcagaagaagaagtatgCCTTCAAGTGCCACAGGCTGAAGGAAGACGGAATTGAGCATGTTTACCCCGTCAATGCCATCTCATTTCACAGTGCTCATAACACCTTTGCCACAG GTGGCTCTGACGGCTTCGTGAACATCTGGGACCCTTTCAACAAGAAGCGGCTGTGTCAGTTCCACCGTTACCCGACCAGCATTGCGTCACTGGCATTCAATAACGACGGCACCATGCTCGCCATCGCCTCCTCCTACATGCACGAGAAAGGAGATATCAGCCACCCGGAGGACGCCATCTTCATCCGCCAGGTCACAGACGCAGAGACGAAGCCCAA GTCAACCTGA